TGCGCTGTCTTTACCTGATAGAGCGTTCAACAGGCTAGATTTACCCGCATTAGGGCGACCAGCAATAACCACCTTCATCCCTTCACGCATAATCGCGCCTTGGTTAGCTTCTTTACGTACATCGTTAAGACGCTCGATGATGCCATTGAGATCGCCACTTACTTTACCGTCAGACAGAAAATCAATTTCTTCTTCAGGGAAATCAATCGCCGCTTCTACGTAGATGCGTAAATGGATCAGCGCTTCAACAAGGTCATTCACCTTTGTAGAAAATGCTCCTTGCAGTGATTTGAATGCGCTCTTAGCTGCTTCTTCAGAGCTAGCATCAATTAAGTCGGCAATCGCTTCTGCTTGCGCTAAGTCGAGCTTGTCGTTCATAAAGGCACGTTCAGAGAACTCACCTGGGCGTGCGGCACGAATACCGTCAATTTTTAAGATACGACGGATCATCATATCCATCAGTACCGGGCCACCATGGCCTTGCAGTTCCAACACATCTTCGCCAGTAAAGGAGTTCGGGCCTTTAAAGAATAGCGCGATGCCTTGATCGAGTGCTGTGCCATCTTCATTCTTAAATGGCAGGTATTCAGCGTAGCGAGTTTTCAGTTCGCGACCTGCAACAGCAAGCGCAACCTCTTTGGCTTTAGGACCTGAAACGCGGATGATGCCGACGCCACCACGACCCGGCGGTGTCGCTTGAGCGACAATAGTATCGATGTGTTGATTCATAACCTTGGCTTTGCTTGATAAAAACACGGCAATTGTAAACTAGTGTTGTGTCTAACACCTAATTAGGCAAATAAAAAAGGCGACTAAAAAGCCGCCTTAGTGCAAATGATACGTTACTTCGACTTATCTCGGCTATGTAAGCCTTGTGCTTCGAGCTGACGGAAGATAATAGTTTGCTGAA
The sequence above is a segment of the Photobacterium leiognathi genome. Coding sequences within it:
- the mnmE gene encoding tRNA uridine-5-carboxymethylaminomethyl(34) synthesis GTPase MnmE, giving the protein MNQHIDTIVAQATPPGRGGVGIIRVSGPKAKEVALAVAGRELKTRYAEYLPFKNEDGTALDQGIALFFKGPNSFTGEDVLELQGHGGPVLMDMMIRRILKIDGIRAARPGEFSERAFMNDKLDLAQAEAIADLIDASSEEAAKSAFKSLQGAFSTKVNDLVEALIHLRIYVEAAIDFPEEEIDFLSDGKVSGDLNGIIERLNDVRKEANQGAIMREGMKVVIAGRPNAGKSSLLNALSGKDSAIVTDIAGTTRDVLREHIHIDGMPLHIIDTAGLREASDEVERIGIERAWDEIEHADRVLFMVDSTTTDATDPKEIWPDFIERLPADMGLTVIRNKAELTGEQTGICHANNPTLIRLSARTGDGVDALREHLKQCMGFSGTTEGGFMARRRHLDALERAAEHLDIGKEQLEGFMAGEILAEELRLAQQHLSEITGEFTSDDLLGRIFTSFCIGK